A portion of the Tachysurus fulvidraco isolate hzauxx_2018 chromosome 8, HZAU_PFXX_2.0, whole genome shotgun sequence genome contains these proteins:
- the LOC113653512 gene encoding LOW QUALITY PROTEIN: cytochrome c oxidase subunit 7A-related protein, mitochondrial (The sequence of the model RefSeq protein was modified relative to this genomic sequence to represent the inferred CDS: inserted 1 base in 1 codon; substituted 1 base at 1 genomic stop codon) has product MYYNFSIFTQRLTGSVSYTAHSPRVLXTIVPSEASTLIFATQTKMIAESGASIEYMGSNMVPDLQKIFQSSDGIPVHLKRGVPDWLLYRTTMALTVGGALYCLVALXAAQPKNK; this is encoded by the exons ATGTATTACAACTTCAGCATTTTCACTCAGAGGCTAACTGGGTCTGTTTCCTATACGGCACATAGTCCTCGG GTTTTATAGACAATTGTACCTTCTGAAGCCTCTACATTGATCTTTGCTACCCAAACCAAAATGATAGCTGAATCAGGAGCTTCTATAGAGTACATGGGTTCCAACATGGTTCCAGACCTCCAGAAGATATTTCAG TCTTCAGATGGTATCCCTGTGCACCTTAAGCGTGGTGTTCCAGACTGGCTCCTATACAGAACCACCATGGCTTTGACTGTTGGAGGTGCACTGTACTGTTTGGTGGCTC TAGCTGCACAGCCTAAGAATAAGTAA